A region of the Osmia bicornis bicornis chromosome 1, iOsmBic2.1, whole genome shotgun sequence genome:
ATCTTTCATTATACAGAATTGTTAACTGATATGTGCAATGAATCCATTGAGTATCTTCTTTCTTGTTGTGTTGTTTTCAACCATTGCTTGTGTTCGCATAAATAAGGATATAATGGAACCACTAAAACACTGATATCATCAACCGATGCCACAGGTGAAAACTTTTCATCTGTTTCCTCAAGGTTTTCTGATTTGCCAACCCAAACTCTTCCAACTAACCTACCTCTTGCTGCTTGTACCAATTCTTGAGCACTCATTGTGAGCCTGTAATAAGAATTCATTCATGATTCTGATTTCTATGGTATTGATTATGACCTTGATAAGAATACCTGTATTCTAATGATGGAGTATCAGGGGCAAGTGTCTTCCTAAGTACATTTGCTGCTGTTTTATCTGATACAACATCCCAAAGTCCATCTGTAGCTACAATGACACAATCACGTTCGGTTAGATTACAACTATCTAAATTTATGGATTGTACTTCGGGTTGTGATGATAGGAATGGTTTTATGTTAACTCCAGTACTGGCTGCTTTTAATCCATGGTCTCCAAAACCACGTGTTACTCCTATAGTACCCATTACTCGACTCTATATAACAAAATCATGATCAACTTCTAGTAAAAggataataattattacaccAACGTCACAGATAATTACCCTTTTCCCATGTCCTGAAATGAGAGGTAGTTTCAAATCGGAATTAGTTAATACTTTATATGCCCAGCCTGTCATGTAAGGTTCTCTGTAGAGAACCAATGATCCTAATTCCTTTTGCAGCGGTCTTTTACGAAACTCCAGTGGTGTAAAGTGACCTTTCAGTAATTCGTTACTTCTTAGAAAACCTAGTGCTCTGACGCGATTTGATTCTGAGTCAGGAGTATGATCTCTTGTCAACGCACGTTGACTTTCTCCCAATACTAATACGGCTCTGTTCATCATATACTTTTCATTAGTTATTTTAACTTCTATCAACTATAGTAGAGTTATGTGTATTAGAGTTTTCACCTTGAATCTCCAGCACCTGCAGCATACAATCTACCAttgagaaataaaatagtgattGCTGTACAACCTCCACCACCTCCTTGAGCTTGAGCTTCTACCATTTGATCCATCTGTCTATATGCTAATTCAATAGCACCAATAACTAGATCTCTTCCTTTTATGAGTTCATCCTCATCTTCATTTAGTAACATATTTCCAGGTATTGCCATTAATCTTCCCtagaaaaaaattcatatatCAGATATAAGGTGTGAGGTGTCTGTAAAATTGTATATTGAATTAGTCTTACAAGAATTATCCTATGCAAATGTAATCTTGCTGTTAAAGCTACTTGATATCCGGCATGTCCATCAAACATAGAGAACATAACATAAGGCAAGGTAACATTAACATCAGCCAGTTTAAGATCTCCTCTGGTTGCAGAAGTTTGATCCTCATTCCAAGCACTTTTACCAGCATTGATACATTCTGCATAACCAGCACACCATGGCAATCTGCTCAAATCCCTTGGAACTATGATAGGTCTTACTCTGTGATCAGCACTTACCTATGAATTACATAAATAATCACTATTCCATATTACAATCACAATATCATAATAATGATAGTGACAATTTAAAGCACATACTTGAGTTTCTTCTGTTGTTAATCCTAGAAAACTAGGTCTACTATACggtttattttctatttctgcACTAATGTTTGAATTAAGGTAATCTGTTAATGTTTCATTATCTGAATCATTAGGATATTGTATGCCAAGTTCACTTCCACCAACAGCATTCAATAATGCTGATTTAAATCTGTTCAgcatcttttttttcaatatttctgaGATTTGTActttacaattaatttaataaactgtAGCATAACATCTATATTTAAAGAAAGATATTACATCTGGTGATAGTGTTTGATTATACTTTACTTTATACTAATGTAAAAACGCATTCATGTATGTACAACACCAGCACTAAGAAGGAACTACAAAGTTTTAATGGCTGTTTGGTTATCTGTCATCTGTCAGTAACTAATCACAAAATTAACTTCACATTAGAAACACTATCTTTATAGTTCTAATATCAGTATGCCCAGAAATgaaatcattatattttaaattattcataaatttatGTTTCGTTCAACCGATATCATCTTGTTGACAAAATGATTGTCAACAATAAAGTAGGTTATATCTTGAACACGAGTATCAGGTAGCTGGTTCATATAGCGACACCATTTGTCGATTTTTAATCACCTGAACTGATTTCTGTCTTTATATTTTGTCttgaataaaatgttaaattgaattaaaataactatataatattttataatactaaCAAAAAGGATTAGCTTGGAAATTATTCCACATATTCATTAAAACAGTGTAAGATTCCTATAATATCAGCGTACATACCTGctcgttttttaattttttgtttttattttgaaaattcttcaatttctgTTTGTGTCAATGTCATCAGTACCGGTAATTCTGATAAAGTATCTTATTTTTGAAAGATAGTTTATTGGATTATAATATTTACCGCACGTataactaattaaattaaatttaattttaaggaACAATTTGGAGAACATCCAATGTTTAATGCGTTGcattgataataatttatgtGAAGTAGGATTTAcagattataataaaatagttCAATAGAATTTATACAAACCTTTACAATTTTTACCTATGTAtgcagaatattttttaatgcatAATCTTTCTGAAAAACTTATTGCAATAATCAACAATTCAAATTCGAATCCTTAGAAGAAATAGTTTCCTTGTACATTTGATTATCAGACTAGAATTGCATTTAGTTATCTAAATCAAGCATTTGAATATTTAGTTCttgaaaaagtaattaattcaatAAGCTGAAAATAGTGCATAAAccttatttttaaatgttttttaattttatattgtacgtttttaaaatgataccgCTGGTGTCATCTAACGCTGAAGGGAGTCTCTTGTAACAGAAAATTGctttttttaatagaataaacgctttttatatttaattgagCCAAGTAGAATATTTTGCAATCCCCgtgaaattcaaaaaataataagaacTTAAAAAATAGGTAATAATAAAAGGTGTGTGGTTTGgtctttcttctttatcgaTGCTTCATTCCATACGTAGTTGAAGTATCGGCCACGGAGCTGTGGAATGTTTTTGTTGTTGGGTGTCTGCTGTAATTTTAGTGGTAAATAAGATGTGAGGTTTAAAGAGTAATAAATGTTAGTTGAAATTGGGTATCATTTATCCATAGCACTTGTATAAACTTATATTTGGTAAGGGTAAGGAGATATGGCAAAGGTCAGGAGGAATACTCATAAAAGTGAGGTAATTAACCTCTGTGCATTATCTTCTTTCAGTTCGTTGTAGTTTAGGAGTTATTTGTTTCCtgcaaatatttgaaatattcgtTTAGTGTATCAACATGACAGTCACATTATCTTGTAGGAAATTAGTAGTTCGTCAGGTTCATCTTCATCGATATCCTCAGATGAAGAGGTTGATGCAAGGGATTTAAAACCAATTAAAGAGTATTTGTCAGATCGTAGAGAATTAGCTAGACAGCTTTTTAAATCTGTCAGAgctgaaaaaatacaaatgatGTTACCTCAAACATTGAGGGTGAGCTTGTTCATATCTTTAGgatattaatcattttcataGCATTCATGACCAAATTTACTTATATTTATTGTAGAAAATGGATTTAGGGCAGTTAGAAAAGTGGTGTGCTAATGAATTAAGTGGTATGTCAAAGAGCCGTATATTGTCTATCTTAAATGGGAAACCTATGTTAGATTCATCAAACACAAGTGAATCAGATGATTCAGGTATGGGAAAGCTTAGCGTTTACTAACAGTTTTGCAGTCACATgggtattttatatttattttcataacaATAGGACCTTCTTTGGAAATAATCTCAGATACAGAGGAGTGGTTTACTGATGAggatatatgtataaaggAGGAGGGATCTGTTAAAGGAAAGGTAAAAAAAGATAGGACTAAACAGAAAGTAAAATCTCAGCTGCATAAAAAGAATGATAGTAAACCTAATCCTAAGAAAGCTCCTAATAATGTTTCTAAAAATGTACCGGTACCAAAAGAGGAACCAGTAACAgcgaataaagaaaaagaaggtgATAGTTTGTTAGATTTGCTAGAATTAGAAATGCGTGCAAGGGCGATAAGAGCTTTAATTAGGAAAGAAGAGGATATAATACCAAATACATCTAAATCTAATGAAGAGAATAATACCTTGAATAAAGATGCTGCAGCTAAAGCGAAACAAGATGagatgaaagaaaaggaaaattgcAGAAGGCAATTAGAAAAGATTATTAGCGCTCAACAGAATAGCGCTGGCGAGGATGAAGATGTAGTGATAGTCGTTCAGCCAACTCCAACTATCGAGTTGTTATCTAGCGATAGTGAAGACGAACCTCACGGTGGGGTACGGGTGAACAAAAAATTGGAGAATGAACGTGTTTTAGAAAACAAGAATAATATggaaaatgtaaaagaaaagaaagcagCAAATACATCGGAAGTACATAAAGAATCAGATGCGCATAAAACTGAAGTTTCTAAACGACCTCATAGTAACAATGTATCTCAAACGGATACTCAATCAAAATCGAGTGGAAAAAGgcgaaaaacgaaaaaaaaggcGCATACGAAAGAGCAATCGAAAGATACAAGTTCCGAGGTTGATGTACACAATACGAAATCATCGAACGATAATCAAATCACCAAGGGTGTAAAGAATGACGAATGTTCGTCAGAAAATGTTAAATTGAACGGAAAGGAACATGAAAATAATGCTATATCAAAAGAAGTCGCAGGCACGCcaagtaatataaatttagaCGAAGAGAAATCCATTGATTTAGACGAAATAATTGATCTGGATGATTACTGCGATGATATGGAGGAAATGGAAAATAATGAGAACAAGAAGAgcgaaaataaagaagttaCAGGCAAGGAAGATAAACCTGAAACTGAAGTAGGTTCTGTAAAAAAATCGATAGGAACTGAAACTTGGGCGAGTCGCTATTATCAGACAGATGATGTTCAAAACGTAATAAAAGAATCGAAGATACAATCGGAAATTCGTAAACGGTTAAGAGAACGTCAGAGGCTTTCGAAAGCTAGTACACctccaaataaaaaattacaatcaTCTTCATCGACGGAAGGTACGAGTAATAAAATTACAGAACAGAATCCATTAGGTTCGGTGGATGAATACTTGGCTCTAAAAAATACCGATGCTACCTGCCTTAATGTTAACGCTAATAACGATGATTCCAATGTAATAAAAGATAGTGAAACGTCTACCGACACTTGCACGgatgcaaataaaataattgagaaCGATAACGCAAGTATGCATTCTGAAAATCAAAACGATGAgacgaaaattaatttaagtgATAATGCAATTATTGATAAGCCGATAATTACGAACGATAACGCAATTGATGTTACGAACCCTGCTTGatataacttttttatataataataattagaatatttgtatacataattatatgtacataattaaaaatattacagtAAATACAGTGTTcccttttttatatttcaaaaaatttatgCCACAATTTATTTACTGGGATACTTTTAAATTCGACATTTATAATCAAACAGTGTCCGCTGTTTATCCGTAAGAAGGTATTTCAAAGACAGTGTATATATAATTCACATACTCGAGGATTCTACATACTCTCTGACCATTCCCTTCTCTACTTTCGTTTCTGGATTTTTATCGTTCATACCTAGGGGGAAAGTTTCCGTTGCTCTACaatctcatttatttttaaacttaaGGAGAGGCGCTTCCTAAAACCACGTTTCAACTCCGACAACCTGTACGTTCGCCAATACTGAAAGTCATCCAATAATACAGATTTATTTCTTCCTATATCTCGATCCAGTTTTATAATTAGTAAGAAGGTGCGTGTTTCGTTTCCGAGTCGCACGCACGAGTAGCGTTTATTACAATTCAAACGAAATGTTTTCCACGACACGGAAGTGACGATTGAACGTTCAGTCAACGCGCGTGCACTTGTAACGCATAAATGATCTCGCACGACCTAGGAAGTGCAGAAATTGTTGGTCGCGTAATCTTATCGACTTTGTGAATTACGACACTGTCCCGCACACACATAGGTATACAGGTGGACAGATTTTTCAGAACCTCCACGGTCTTGGCACAGGGAACTTTCGATCCCAATGGGTGGTTCCGGTGGCGTGGAACTTGGAAAGTTTCTCTGCAACGATGCAAATAAGAGATACAAAAGGGAAGGGTGACCGGTAACTTTTTCAGGGGAACAGAAACGGTCGATGGTGTTCTGCACCATGCGAGACAGATTGTTGACAGGGTTCGAGTGGAATTTAAATTAGTATAATCCTGTGTAGGGTTGCGTAACACCAGGAATTTCTTAGGTGGTCCACTTCCGATGAAAGTTACATTTGCAATTCTCAGCGACACGGTATACTGGTTAATACGACAATAAATCTAGAAGCTACTCATGCGCGTTTCTTTACGAGATTTCGCGTAATAGGGAAGTAACGAGGTCATATAATTAGACGCGTTTGTCTTTCTCGCTGTACCTTGTTTACATGTTTCTACTTAAACTCTGGAGATTAAATGCAGTAGAATAACATTATGCTTGTGGTTACTGATACACTGTTCGTGGATATAATTTCAGCAAAACAGAGTTGCTATTATGCAATGTAAGCAAGTAAAACTAACGaatgaaaacaatttttcgCTTGTTCTTATTTTCCATGTGGTATTTGGTGTGAAACGAACAAAACATAATTCcttgtacatgtaataacttTGTTGATAATAATCAGagtgaatttattttctaCCCAAAGAGAAAGGTACCTACGTTAGTAAATCATTTTCTCTTCAAAGTTGATATCAAGTTTGTTCGAAACGTATGTATTAATTTTTGCCGAGATTTTTCTAACAGCGTCTGGTAAAACGAGCGTTTAAAAGTTTCCATAACAAAAACTGTTCGTACGTTTTTACTAATCTAACATCAGATAACGAGGAAAAAGGTTGCTGCAAAACAAGTAACAAAACGAAAGAACGTTCTCACGGTAGTTGGATGTTCAGAGCAAAAAGGACCATTGAAAAAAGGTATTGCGCTACTGCACGATCGGCAAACATGCAAGTGTTCTCTTATTTTGGTACGCGGTAAAAAGTACCATTTTCCACGCGTTATTGAAATTTCGTACAGTGTAAATTAAACGTTTAATTGGTCGTGAAGCCGAGTAAACGGTAGAGGTAATAAAGCAACAAGATCGTGTGATAACATTGTATCGCAATCGGTGCGTACAGTGGGAAGCTCTTGACGTAACACGATTTTCCACGTAACGTGTATCGGAATAAAAAGTGGCGCGAACGTGAAAGGACCTCTTTATTCATCCCTTCCGAGATGTTCGACGGAAGGCACAATAGTGATTGATGCAAGTGCCAAGTCACGATCCTTTAAATTGTAAAACGAAAGCAAGgcaaaaataagaagaaacaCTCCGGAGACCGCGTGTTGCGTAACGCCGCGATAGACGCGTCTACACCTAGCTGGGGAACGTTCTGATTTCTCGGAAACGCCTTCTGTTCAACGATTTCGCGCCAATTTCTGGGGAACGAGGAAGCGTAGAAATTGCTGTCCGTGCTGTGCCGTGCCAATGAATAATTGCGAATTTTCTTACGTGCTCGTTAGAGAGTCAGGAAAGGGAATCGCAAAGAAAGAATCACTGCTTTGGGAATGGACGAACAATTGTAGACGTTCGTTAAAACAATAAAGACTAAAAGGCTTATGATAATTCGAATTTTTTAGCTATATGCTTTCAATTATCCGCAATCTTATGCGACGTAAGAAGTGTAAGAGATACGATGGGTTGTATAAGATGGTTAGGGATATCGGAAACATTAGTTACAGTCAATGATAGCTTTCTAAAAGCTATTTACAGGCAACCTTCTGCAGTAATATCGGGACCTTTATTCCCAGACGCAAATTTCCCTAACATACCGAGCAAAATAACGTATCCGGAGGAATAAACAATGTTTACGTCACAATTGACGGAAACGTAGTCGGTGGTATGCAATCGACACAACCAGAACTGAGGAACGTCATATCTGCATCGTTCTACTTTATAAGTGAACGTTATCCATACGGGGACCGCGATTGATCGAAGAAATCTTTCTCGTTCTTATACGAACTTCCTAGGCCATTAAATATGATTACCAGGCTTGCAGCACGTTAAATAACGGGATTTGCTATCCAACTACGTCTGCGTGTCTTGGTACATACGAAAGCATCGGTTAGCCCCCTTTTAAAACTCACCTGGTCGATAGCAGATAAACCTGGCTAGTGGTTATTATATCTTAACGACCCGCCGACTATCAAACAGCTACAAACTCTAGTTTCATCGCGGATTATAAATTACCTGTTTAAAAAGGAACATGCAATAGCCTTTTCCTTTTCACGTTCCATTTCATC
Encoded here:
- the LOC114873520 gene encoding splicing regulatory glutamine/lysine-rich protein 1 isoform X2, which encodes MMLPQTLRKMDLGQLEKWCANELSGMSKSRILSILNGKPMLDSSNTSESDDSGPSLEIISDTEEWFTDEDICIKEEGSVKGKVKKDRTKQKVKSQLHKKNDSKPNPKKAPNNVSKNVPVPKEEPVTANKEKEGDSLLDLLELEMRARAIRALIRKEEDIIPNTSKSNEENNTLNKDAAAKAKQDEMKEKENCRRQLEKIISAQQNSAGEDEDVVIVVQPTPTIELLSSDSEDEPHGGVRVNKKLENERVLENKNNMENVKEKKAANTSEVHKESDAHKTEVSKRPHSNNVSQTDTQSKSSGKRRKTKKKAHTKEQSKDTSSEVDVHNTKSSNDNQITKGVKNDECSSENVKLNGKEHENNAISKEVAGTPSNINLDEEKSIDLDEIIDLDDYCDDMEEMENNENKKSENKEVTGKEDKPETEVGSVKKSIGTETWASRYYQTDDVQNVIKESKIQSEIRKRLRERQRLSKASTPPNKKLQSSSSTEGTSNKITEQNPLGSVDEYLALKNTDATCLNVNANNDDSNVIKDSETSTDTCTDANKIIENDNASMHSENQNDETKINLSDNAIIDKPIITNDNAIDVTNPA
- the LOC114873519 gene encoding protein phosphatase 1H; this encodes MLNRFKSALLNAVGGSELGIQYPNDSDNETLTDYLNSNISAEIENKPYSRPSFLGLTTEETQVSADHRVRPIIVPRDLSRLPWCAGYAECINAGKSAWNEDQTSATRGDLKLADVNVTLPYVMFSMFDGHAGYQVALTARLHLHRIILGRLMAIPGNMLLNEDEDELIKGRDLVIGAIELAYRQMDQMVEAQAQGGGGGCTAITILFLNGRLYAAGAGDSRAVLVLGESQRALTRDHTPDSESNRVRALGFLRSNELLKGHFTPLEFRKRPLQKELGSLVLYREPYMTGWAYKVLTNSDLKLPLISGHGKRSRVMGTIGVTRGFGDHGLKAASTGVNIKPFLSSQPEVQSINLDSCNLTERDCVIVATDGLWDVVSDKTAANVLRKTLAPDTPSLEYRLTMSAQELVQAARGRLVGRVWVGKSENLEETDEKFSPVASVDDISVLVVPLYPYLCEHKQWLKTTQQERRYSMDSLHISVNNSV
- the LOC114873520 gene encoding protein PFC0760c isoform X1 — protein: MAKVRRNTHKSEEISSSSGSSSSISSDEEVDARDLKPIKEYLSDRRELARQLFKSVRAEKIQMMLPQTLRKMDLGQLEKWCANELSGMSKSRILSILNGKPMLDSSNTSESDDSGPSLEIISDTEEWFTDEDICIKEEGSVKGKVKKDRTKQKVKSQLHKKNDSKPNPKKAPNNVSKNVPVPKEEPVTANKEKEGDSLLDLLELEMRARAIRALIRKEEDIIPNTSKSNEENNTLNKDAAAKAKQDEMKEKENCRRQLEKIISAQQNSAGEDEDVVIVVQPTPTIELLSSDSEDEPHGGVRVNKKLENERVLENKNNMENVKEKKAANTSEVHKESDAHKTEVSKRPHSNNVSQTDTQSKSSGKRRKTKKKAHTKEQSKDTSSEVDVHNTKSSNDNQITKGVKNDECSSENVKLNGKEHENNAISKEVAGTPSNINLDEEKSIDLDEIIDLDDYCDDMEEMENNENKKSENKEVTGKEDKPETEVGSVKKSIGTETWASRYYQTDDVQNVIKESKIQSEIRKRLRERQRLSKASTPPNKKLQSSSSTEGTSNKITEQNPLGSVDEYLALKNTDATCLNVNANNDDSNVIKDSETSTDTCTDANKIIENDNASMHSENQNDETKINLSDNAIIDKPIITNDNAIDVTNPA